The proteins below come from a single Chelmon rostratus isolate fCheRos1 chromosome 12, fCheRos1.pri, whole genome shotgun sequence genomic window:
- the LOC121615257 gene encoding transmembrane protein 14C-like, whose product MAVDWIGFSYAALVSAGGVMGYVKAGSITSLAAGLLFGLLAAVGTYLASQNPKNVWLSLGTSGTLAVVMGLRFLSSWKFMPAGLMTLASGLLLVKIISGMLKRSHKS is encoded by the exons ATGGCTGTGGACTGGATTGGGTTCAGCTATGCTGCCCTGGTATCAGCAGGAGGAGTCATGGGTTATGTGAAAGCAG GCAGCATCACCTCTCTGGCTGCAGGGCTCCTGTTtggcctgctggctgcagtCGGTACTTATCTGGCATCTCAAAATCCCAAGAATGTCTGGCTTTCACTAG GCACTTCAGGAACTCTGGCGGTGGTGATGGGACTAAGGTTTCTCAGCTCCTGGAAGTTCATGCCAGCTGGTTTAATGACTTTAGCAAG TGGACTGCTGCTGGTGAAGATCATATCTGGAATGCTCAAGAGATCACATAAATCATGA
- the pak1ip1 gene encoding p21-activated protein kinase-interacting protein 1-like isoform X1: MAAVLELIAGSYEQIAFGYRVETDEKEWTAKAHFTHHAHTASISAVAASERFVVTGSKDETIQLYDMKKKTEHGALLHHDGTITCLEFYGSSHLLSAGEDGLLCVWSTKKWECLKSIKAHKGLVTSLSVHPSGKLALTVGADKTLRTWNLINGRSAFIKNIKQIAHIVRWSPDGDKYVVVVNDKVDIYNLETASVTGTITNPKRISSIKFLNNSILAVGGDDEIVRLCDLGKKKLVCEFKAHETRVKAVDSFIMEDYCVLVTASNDGFIKMWKLHLKEELESPTLLGEVNTSARLTCLTVWKPSSVTSPSFTEEPAAKATTSAELAQELSKTKRVRIATEEVILEDESKPKKKKKDGGK; this comes from the exons ATGGCAGCTGTACTGGAGCTGATTGCTGGGAGCTACGAGCAAATTGCCTTTGGTTACCGAGTGGAGACTGATGAGAAA GAGTGGACAGCCAAGGCACACTTCACACATCACGCCCACACAGCATCCATATCAGCCGTGGCAGCCAGCGAGAGGTTTGTTGTCACAGGAAGCAAAGATGAGACCATACAGCTGTAtgacatgaagaagaaaactgaacaTGGAGCTTTGCTGCACCATGACG GAACAATCACCTGCCTGGAGTTTTACGGGTCGTCTCACTTACTGAGCGCAGGAGAGGATGGACTCTTATGCGTGTGGAGCACGAAGAAGTGGGAGTGCCTGAAGTCCATCAAAGCTCACAA AGGTCTTGTCACATCGctgtccgtccatccatctGGGAAACTTGCACTTACAGTTGGGGCAGATAAGACTCTGAG AACATGGAATCTAATTAACGGAAGATCAGCCTTcatcaaaaacatcaaacaaa TTGCACACATTGTCAGATGGTCTCCGGATGGGGATAAATACGTGGTTGTGGTGAATGACAAAGTGGACATCTACAACCTGGAGACAGCATCCGTGACAGGAACGATCACAAACCCCAAGAGGATCTCATCTATTAAGTTCTTAAAT AACTCCATCCTGGCTGTCGGAGGAGACGATGAAATAGTGAGGTTGTGTGACctgggaaaaaagaaattggTGTGTGAGTTTAAGGCTCATGAAACCAG AGTGAAAGCGGTTGACAGTTTCATTATGGAGGACTACTGCGTGTTGGTGACGGCTTCAAATGACGGTTTCATCAAGATGTGGAAGCTCCATCTAAAAGAG GAGCTGGAGTCTCCCACTCTCCTTGGGGAAGTGAACACATCGGCCAGACTGACTTGCCTCACTGTGTGGAAACCTTCATCAGTGACTTCGCCATCCTTCACTGAGGAACCAGCAGCTAAAGCAACAACATCTGCAG AACTCGCTCAGGAGCTTTCAAAGACCAAGAGAGTCCGAATTGCAACAGAAGAAGTTATTCTAGAAGATGAGAGCAAacccaaaaagaagaaaaaggatggtggaaaataa
- the pak1ip1 gene encoding p21-activated protein kinase-interacting protein 1-like isoform X2, whose product MKEWTAKAHFTHHAHTASISAVAASERFVVTGSKDETIQLYDMKKKTEHGALLHHDGTITCLEFYGSSHLLSAGEDGLLCVWSTKKWECLKSIKAHKGLVTSLSVHPSGKLALTVGADKTLRTWNLINGRSAFIKNIKQIAHIVRWSPDGDKYVVVVNDKVDIYNLETASVTGTITNPKRISSIKFLNNSILAVGGDDEIVRLCDLGKKKLVCEFKAHETRVKAVDSFIMEDYCVLVTASNDGFIKMWKLHLKEELESPTLLGEVNTSARLTCLTVWKPSSVTSPSFTEEPAAKATTSAELAQELSKTKRVRIATEEVILEDESKPKKKKKDGGK is encoded by the exons ATGAAG GAGTGGACAGCCAAGGCACACTTCACACATCACGCCCACACAGCATCCATATCAGCCGTGGCAGCCAGCGAGAGGTTTGTTGTCACAGGAAGCAAAGATGAGACCATACAGCTGTAtgacatgaagaagaaaactgaacaTGGAGCTTTGCTGCACCATGACG GAACAATCACCTGCCTGGAGTTTTACGGGTCGTCTCACTTACTGAGCGCAGGAGAGGATGGACTCTTATGCGTGTGGAGCACGAAGAAGTGGGAGTGCCTGAAGTCCATCAAAGCTCACAA AGGTCTTGTCACATCGctgtccgtccatccatctGGGAAACTTGCACTTACAGTTGGGGCAGATAAGACTCTGAG AACATGGAATCTAATTAACGGAAGATCAGCCTTcatcaaaaacatcaaacaaa TTGCACACATTGTCAGATGGTCTCCGGATGGGGATAAATACGTGGTTGTGGTGAATGACAAAGTGGACATCTACAACCTGGAGACAGCATCCGTGACAGGAACGATCACAAACCCCAAGAGGATCTCATCTATTAAGTTCTTAAAT AACTCCATCCTGGCTGTCGGAGGAGACGATGAAATAGTGAGGTTGTGTGACctgggaaaaaagaaattggTGTGTGAGTTTAAGGCTCATGAAACCAG AGTGAAAGCGGTTGACAGTTTCATTATGGAGGACTACTGCGTGTTGGTGACGGCTTCAAATGACGGTTTCATCAAGATGTGGAAGCTCCATCTAAAAGAG GAGCTGGAGTCTCCCACTCTCCTTGGGGAAGTGAACACATCGGCCAGACTGACTTGCCTCACTGTGTGGAAACCTTCATCAGTGACTTCGCCATCCTTCACTGAGGAACCAGCAGCTAAAGCAACAACATCTGCAG AACTCGCTCAGGAGCTTTCAAAGACCAAGAGAGTCCGAATTGCAACAGAAGAAGTTATTCTAGAAGATGAGAGCAAacccaaaaagaagaaaaaggatggtggaaaataa
- the LOC121615256 gene encoding poly(U)-specific endoribonuclease-C-like, whose amino-acid sequence MARSQQANQELTEVLNQLWRLDTNRLKPGTDYTISLQGKAGYVAQGSNYARDRARAPLFTHVNEDKLKSIETYAHFINLLDNYETSTGVSETVTQEELQENRLFINAIMETDVMKCAHQYLVRKGQSPSDPAQFKRQLYDIWFRLYHRDRSGGEDSCGFEHVFVGETKYGKEIMGLHNWVQFYLQEKHDHVDYKGYKARDNKDTPDEDDHVLNLQFSWKGLVKPVGGSFIGVSPEFEVALFTIIFLISTEKMTSVVVKVDEYMLELVVYRHGRSIGTSFPKLLSSNNRDL is encoded by the exons ATGGCGAGGAG TCAGCAGGCCAACCAGGAGCTCACCGAGGTGCTGAACCAACTCTGGCGTCTGGACACCAACCGTCTCAAGCCGGGGACTGATTACACCATTTCCCTCCAG GGGAAGGCAGGTTATGTGGCTCAGGGCAGTAACTATGCCAGAGACCGGGCCAGGGCTCCGCTCTTCACACACGTCAACGAGGACAAACTCAAGAGCATCGAGACATACGCAC ATTTCATCAACTTGCTGGACAACTATGAGACGTCCACGGGGGTATCGGAGACGGTCACGCAAGAGGAGCTTCAAGAGAACAGGCTCTTCATCAACGCCATCATGGAGACGGATGTGATGAAG TGCGCTCACCAGTATCTGGTCAGAAAGGGGCAGTCGCCATCAGACCCTGCGCAGTTCAAGAGGCAGCTGTATGACATCTGGTTCCGCCTCTACCACAGGGACAGGAGTGGAGG TGAGGATTCCTGTGGATTTGAACATGTGTTTGTGGGAGAAACCAAGTACGGCAAGGAGATCATGGGTCTTCACAACTGGGTCCAGTTCTACCTGCAGGAGAAACACGACCACGTTGACTACAAAGGCTACAAAGCAAGAGACAACAAAGATACT CCTGATGAAGATGACCATGTCCTGAACCTGCAGTTCAGTTGGAAAGGCTTGGTGAAGCCTGTTGGTGGCTCCTTCATTGGCGTCAGTCCGGAGTTTGAGGTAGCTCTATTCACCATAATCTTCCTCATTTCGACGGAGAAGATGACGTCTGTGGTGGTGAAAGTGGACGAGTACATGCTGGAGCTGGTGGTCTATCGGCACGGCCGGTCCATCGGCACGTCCTTCCCCAAActgctcagcagcaacaacagggaTTTGTAA